From one Phocaeicola salanitronis DSM 18170 genomic stretch:
- a CDS encoding aldose epimerase family protein, whose product MRLTHLFPVISIGLLLLATACGNQRLVTSSGLQPKAFQQKAEGQKTRLYKITNSKGMEACITNYGARVVSLMVPDKNGKLEDVVCGFSNIEDYISQSQNYGATVGRYIGRILNAQYTLDGKTYHLQANHSLGHTAHGGNPNFGARMWKVTQSTPSSITLNYLSPDGENGFPGNLNLFVTYTITEDNALDIRYEATTDKPTVLNLCNHSFFNISGNLSQSVENQTMWVDAGYFSAYDRNKCVTGELWPVASTPLDFRKPHLLSEHINDNYGQLKVVNGYDHAWALNHPGNDSIPAAWIYDKASGRKMEIYTTEPAIHIYTGNGLKGKVKGKQDIYYPFRAAVCFETCHFQDSPNNPQFPSTALYPGDTFRSHTAYKFTIE is encoded by the coding sequence ATGAGACTCACACATCTATTCCCTGTCATAAGCATCGGACTGCTGCTACTTGCAACCGCATGCGGCAACCAGCGGCTTGTCACTTCATCGGGCTTACAGCCCAAGGCTTTCCAACAAAAGGCTGAAGGACAAAAAACACGCTTATACAAGATAACCAACTCGAAAGGCATGGAAGCGTGCATTACCAATTACGGCGCACGCGTAGTGTCACTGATGGTACCTGACAAGAACGGAAAACTGGAAGACGTAGTATGCGGTTTTTCCAATATCGAGGACTACATCAGCCAGTCGCAAAACTACGGAGCTACTGTAGGCAGGTATATCGGCCGCATCCTGAACGCACAATATACATTGGACGGAAAGACTTATCATCTTCAGGCCAACCACTCGTTAGGACATACCGCTCATGGAGGAAATCCCAACTTCGGGGCACGGATGTGGAAGGTTACGCAAAGCACTCCTTCTTCCATCACCCTGAATTACCTTTCACCCGATGGAGAGAATGGATTTCCCGGCAATCTGAACCTCTTTGTCACGTATACCATAACCGAAGACAATGCCTTGGATATACGCTACGAAGCAACGACCGACAAGCCAACCGTACTCAACCTGTGCAACCACTCCTTTTTTAATATATCGGGCAACCTAAGCCAAAGTGTAGAAAACCAAACCATGTGGGTAGATGCCGGTTACTTCAGCGCATACGACCGGAACAAATGCGTCACTGGAGAACTGTGGCCTGTCGCTTCTACCCCACTCGACTTCAGAAAGCCTCATCTGCTATCCGAGCATATTAACGACAATTACGGACAATTGAAAGTCGTAAATGGATATGACCATGCCTGGGCATTGAATCATCCCGGGAACGACTCTATACCTGCAGCCTGGATTTATGACAAAGCAAGCGGACGGAAAATGGAAATCTATACCACTGAACCTGCTATTCATATCTATACAGGCAATGGACTGAAGGGGAAAGTAAAAGGGAAACAAGACATTTATTATCCTTTCCGTGCAGCGGTATGTTTCGAGACCTGCCACTTTCAGGACAGCCCCAACAACCCGCAGTTCCCTTCTACCGCATTATATCCGGGAGACACGTTCAGAAGCCATACGGCATACAAATTTACCATAGAATAG
- the fldA gene encoding flavodoxin FldA has protein sequence MKKTGVFYGSTTGTTESVAAQIAEKLGIAPADVHDVSKMTADMVNDYEALILGTSTWGDGELQDDWYDGIKVLKGMDLKGKTVALFGCGDSESYGDTFCDGMGVLYEDLKDSGCRFVGAVSDSDYAYSSSISVIDGRFVGLAIDDVNESDKTDERIAAWTDMLKSDLA, from the coding sequence ATGAAAAAAACAGGAGTTTTTTATGGTTCCACGACCGGAACTACGGAATCGGTAGCCGCTCAGATAGCGGAAAAATTGGGAATTGCCCCGGCAGACGTACATGATGTGAGTAAGATGACAGCCGATATGGTAAATGATTACGAGGCTTTGATTTTAGGAACATCCACGTGGGGTGACGGGGAGTTGCAGGACGATTGGTACGATGGCATCAAGGTTCTGAAAGGCATGGACCTGAAAGGGAAAACTGTCGCATTGTTCGGATGCGGTGATTCGGAGTCGTATGGCGATACTTTCTGCGACGGCATGGGCGTGCTTTATGAAGATTTGAAAGATAGCGGATGCCGTTTCGTGGGGGCTGTTTCTGATAGTGACTATGCGTACAGTTCTTCGATTTCGGTTATCGACGGCCGATTTGTGGGGCTTGCCATTGACGATGTAAACGAAAGCGATAAGACGGACGAACGCATCGCGGCTTGGACCGATATGCTGAAATCTGATTTGGCATAA
- a CDS encoding DUF2023 family protein, with protein sequence MELNPADIKVFLNHIYEFKKGVRRMVLYTTNKKYEAFAVKRLEKQHIKFIVQPVDDERINLFFGCDECIDAIRLLVDRPLNRLTPEEDFILGAMLGYDICMQCRRYCDRKARHLAS encoded by the coding sequence ATGGAATTGAATCCTGCCGACATTAAAGTGTTTTTGAACCACATTTACGAATTCAAGAAAGGAGTACGCCGCATGGTGTTGTATACAACCAACAAAAAGTACGAGGCTTTTGCGGTCAAGCGTTTGGAAAAACAACACATTAAGTTTATCGTGCAACCGGTTGACGACGAACGCATCAACTTGTTTTTCGGTTGTGACGAATGTATCGATGCCATTCGCCTGTTGGTCGACCGTCCGTTGAACAGGCTGACACCGGAAGAGGATTTTATTTTGGGAGCGATGTTGGGATATGACATCTGTATGCAGTGCAGGCGGTATTGCGACCGGAAAGCGCGTCATTTGGCTTCTTGA
- a CDS encoding TrkH family potassium uptake protein, translated as MEETIAKNVYVGGSRKNSLINQKMICRILGFLLFIEGVMLLVGSAVSLYYHESDYIYFIYSTLITVGAGSLLVFLGRKAENKLSRRDGYCIVAFTWILFSVFGMLPFYISGAIPSIPDAFFEIVSGFTTTGATILDNIESLSHGILFWRCFSHWIGGLGIVFFTIAVLPIFGVGNQVLFSAEATGVTHDKIHPKVSIMAKWLWTVYLILTVSETLLLVWGGMGWFDAICHSFSTTATGGFSTKQSSVAYWNSPFIEYVIAIFMMLSSLNFSLYFMCLKGKFRHLLKDDEVKGFLISVFTVTLFITVALIINNHYDVEKAFRKALFQVVTVHSSTGFTTDDYNFWPPFTWMLIMYATIVGGCTGSTSGGIKVMRLLILLRNAKNELARLIHPRAVFPVKINRQTVDPLTISAVTTFTLLFLICGFVGWVLLMMMGVELTDAFGVVYSSMGNAGVALGHYGPAFSWSGLPDGAKWILSFLMLLGRLELYAILLMFVPSFWHNR; from the coding sequence ATGGAAGAGACAATCGCAAAAAATGTATATGTAGGTGGAAGCCGAAAGAACAGCCTGATAAACCAGAAGATGATATGCCGCATTTTAGGTTTTTTGTTGTTTATTGAGGGAGTGATGTTGCTGGTAGGTTCGGCGGTTTCCTTGTATTATCATGAGTCCGATTATATTTATTTTATTTATTCTACACTGATAACGGTAGGGGCAGGAAGTCTTTTGGTCTTCTTGGGAAGGAAAGCCGAAAATAAGCTTTCCCGGCGTGACGGATATTGCATCGTTGCCTTTACATGGATATTATTTTCAGTTTTCGGGATGCTTCCTTTTTATATCAGCGGGGCAATACCTTCGATACCCGATGCTTTCTTCGAGATTGTTTCCGGATTTACTACGACAGGAGCCACGATTCTTGATAATATCGAGTCGCTTTCGCATGGCATCCTGTTCTGGCGTTGTTTCTCGCACTGGATAGGCGGTTTGGGAATTGTGTTCTTCACCATAGCCGTGTTGCCGATATTCGGTGTGGGGAATCAGGTGCTTTTCTCTGCCGAGGCTACGGGAGTGACGCACGACAAGATTCATCCTAAAGTGAGCATCATGGCGAAATGGTTGTGGACGGTGTACCTGATATTGACCGTTTCGGAAACCTTGCTGTTGGTTTGGGGAGGCATGGGATGGTTTGATGCCATTTGCCATTCGTTCTCTACGACGGCCACGGGTGGTTTTTCCACCAAGCAGTCGAGTGTGGCTTATTGGAATTCGCCTTTCATCGAGTATGTCATCGCTATCTTTATGATGCTTTCCTCGCTAAACTTTTCATTGTATTTCATGTGCTTGAAAGGGAAGTTCCGCCATCTGCTGAAAGACGATGAAGTGAAGGGCTTTCTGATTTCTGTATTTACGGTGACTTTATTCATCACCGTTGCGCTTATCATCAATAATCATTATGATGTGGAGAAAGCTTTCCGAAAGGCGCTTTTCCAAGTTGTTACGGTGCATAGTTCTACCGGTTTTACCACAGATGATTACAATTTCTGGCCTCCATTCACATGGATGCTTATCATGTATGCTACAATCGTAGGCGGTTGTACCGGTTCTACCAGTGGCGGCATTAAAGTGATGCGCTTGCTCATCCTTTTGCGTAATGCGAAGAACGAATTGGCACGTCTTATTCATCCGCGTGCTGTATTTCCGGTAAAAATAAATCGCCAGACAGTCGACCCGTTGACTATTTCAGCGGTAACGACTTTTACGTTATTATTCTTGATATGCGGTTTTGTAGGTTGGGTTCTTTTGATGATGATGGGAGTGGAACTGACCGATGCGTTCGGGGTGGTTTATTCCAGCATGGGAAATGCAGGCGTGGCTTTAGGACATTACGGACCTGCCTTTTCATGGAGCGGACTTCCTGATGGTGCCAAATGGATATTGTCATTCCTGATGCTGTTAGGCCGTTTGGAACTGTATGCCATTTTGTTGATGTTCGTTCCTAGTTTTTGGCATAACCGTTGA
- a CDS encoding pectate lyase: protein MKNMLKQIYFKSGAIALAAGLLCSPLQANKPTESKAEIMSAMKTVTQYMMDNVSYRGGFVWQYLPDLSRSWGEMEAKRTMVWIQPPGTPSVGHLLLDAYHATGDEYYYEAAEKVANALIWGQLECGGWNYVFDYAGENSLKQWYDTVGKNGWRLEEFRHYYGNATYDDLGTMMAAEFLLRMYVEKNDPVYKAPLEKVIRFVLESQYPSGGWPQRYPLKYDHPFQGKADYSSFITLNDDVTPEIIRFLIQCYQSIGLQNIKEPIMRAMYLMITLQQGEPYSGWADQYTVEDLKPAHARSYEPRSINTGTTAGMIRQMIEYYKLTADTRFLAGIPAAIKFLKSQELPESFAKIWHRKARNSEEILVARFIDPDTGKPLFVHRKGGNIHNGTYYIDQNLESTIAHYSSATFVNPTQLEEEYEAAKKLDRKALLAASPLMSNQLIPLPQYYTRMPNQPADDKEIARLIKEAQEKKCWITPLNSISNPYKEYQEGKATYAEDAYSQTMVGDEFDTSPYSPQEEIDGISVRKYIENMMLLIKAIE, encoded by the coding sequence ATGAAAAACATGTTGAAACAAATTTATTTCAAATCAGGAGCCATCGCACTGGCTGCCGGGCTGCTATGCAGTCCGCTACAGGCAAACAAACCTACAGAATCAAAGGCAGAAATTATGTCTGCCATGAAAACAGTCACACAATACATGATGGATAATGTAAGCTACCGTGGAGGATTTGTCTGGCAATACCTGCCCGATCTATCCCGTTCCTGGGGAGAAATGGAAGCCAAACGCACCATGGTCTGGATACAACCGCCCGGAACTCCTTCGGTAGGTCATCTGTTATTGGACGCTTATCATGCAACAGGTGATGAATATTATTACGAAGCTGCCGAAAAAGTCGCCAATGCCTTAATATGGGGGCAACTGGAATGCGGAGGATGGAATTATGTATTCGACTATGCCGGCGAAAATTCACTGAAGCAATGGTACGACACGGTAGGGAAAAACGGATGGAGGCTGGAAGAATTCCGCCATTATTACGGAAATGCGACTTACGATGACTTAGGTACTATGATGGCTGCCGAATTCTTGCTCCGCATGTATGTAGAAAAGAACGATCCGGTCTACAAAGCGCCCTTGGAAAAAGTCATCCGCTTTGTATTGGAGAGCCAATATCCTTCCGGAGGATGGCCTCAACGTTATCCGCTCAAATACGATCATCCTTTTCAAGGGAAAGCCGACTATTCATCGTTCATTACCTTGAATGATGACGTTACCCCTGAAATCATCCGTTTCTTAATTCAATGCTACCAATCTATCGGACTGCAAAACATCAAGGAACCCATTATGCGTGCCATGTATCTGATGATTACCTTGCAACAAGGCGAACCTTATTCCGGTTGGGCAGACCAATATACGGTAGAAGACCTGAAACCGGCTCACGCCCGGTCGTACGAACCACGCAGTATCAACACCGGCACTACCGCAGGCATGATACGTCAAATGATTGAATATTACAAGCTGACCGCAGATACCCGTTTCCTTGCCGGCATCCCAGCTGCCATCAAATTCTTGAAATCACAAGAGCTTCCCGAATCGTTCGCCAAGATATGGCACCGCAAAGCACGTAACTCTGAAGAAATCTTAGTAGCACGTTTTATCGATCCGGATACAGGAAAACCATTGTTCGTACACCGCAAAGGAGGCAATATCCACAATGGGACATACTATATCGACCAAAACCTCGAATCGACCATCGCCCACTATAGCTCAGCTACCTTTGTCAATCCTACCCAACTGGAAGAGGAATACGAAGCAGCCAAAAAACTGGATAGAAAAGCATTGCTGGCAGCTTCACCCTTAATGTCAAATCAATTAATTCCTTTGCCCCAATATTATACACGAATGCCCAACCAACCGGCTGATGACAAAGAAATAGCCCGGCTGATAAAAGAAGCGCAAGAGAAGAAATGTTGGATCACGCCCTTGAATTCCATTTCGAATCCTTATAAAGAATATCAAGAGGGAAAAGCCACGTATGCAGAAGATGCATACAGCCAGACCATGGTAGGTGACGAATTTGACACCTCACCCTATTCTCCCCAAGAAGAAATAGACGGTATTTCCGTACGAAAATACATCGAGAACATGATGCTTCTGATTAAGGCAATCGAATGA
- a CDS encoding cupin domain-containing protein, whose product MKTLKKLLFTGILLVSFSQLGFAANPEGDSQKTCSETFMFEAQTPWEQTSDKGVVRQVVGYNGTVMMVKVKFEKGAVGAAHTHYHTQVTYVAAGKFEFTIGGETKIVSAGDALYMAPDVKHGCKCLEAGLLIDCFSPMRETFLAK is encoded by the coding sequence ATGAAAACATTGAAAAAACTTTTGTTTACAGGTATTTTGCTTGTTTCATTTAGCCAATTGGGCTTTGCTGCAAATCCGGAAGGTGATTCTCAAAAAACGTGTAGCGAGACATTTATGTTCGAAGCTCAGACTCCGTGGGAACAGACGAGCGATAAAGGTGTGGTTCGTCAGGTTGTGGGTTATAACGGTACGGTGATGATGGTGAAAGTTAAATTTGAGAAAGGAGCAGTAGGTGCGGCTCATACGCATTATCATACTCAAGTGACTTATGTGGCTGCCGGGAAATTTGAGTTCACCATTGGAGGCGAGACGAAAATCGTGTCGGCTGGTGATGCCTTGTATATGGCTCCGGATGTAAAGCATGGTTGCAAGTGTCTGGAAGCCGGCTTGCTGATTGACTGCTTCTCGCCGATGCGTGAAACGTTTTTGGCAAAATAA
- a CDS encoding RagB/SusD family nutrient uptake outer membrane protein, with translation MKKNIYLILCAAGALTLTSCNDFLETSSSSVVDADFVFSNMETARAAMDGTYEQWRECGSTQVFGDGLFYGTDITGSDIERHPESFSNQPGRHYPECLYQNGTYAGQYGLLSYMKDDDSGAYAQMYAVIARANAIINALQNEEGFEELIAAGTPTDMTQLYGEAIAVRATAYRELLRSFGDVPYQVQSGVAANGLAPRDSIYDCCIADLIRVEPVMYRLGENTTIQKNFMSRNYVQGLIGRMALEAGGYQTRRMDLGADFYKDGEGNVLTFETMGTPNNNSEYGRRTDWQNLYQIAKTYFKACIDNPGTAVFHTTDPRSESDAGQMFDNPYQYFFQQNNDLEFADESIYEIPLTQGSGNSPRPYSLGRVSSGGSSNDYPCKSYGQGRINPAFYYGMFDPNDKRRDVSCCVTGSAGKGIEKLIPLVPNSKADGGGITVNKWDENRMANPYTAGQRKSGISMPYMRISEIYLGYAEACAALGENGEAETYLKLIRERSFPTGQANTDQFIADCGSLLNAVIQERGFEFAGEGDRRWTLIRTGMLPDAIRNIKEMTRSMIDDLAAKGYHEFENGNVISNYVWTKLVDARSEYGYRLTTECPADKKDDPVLYPGWRGQNDAWENYGLDYGTSTPATNIAIKGLFEYIDPNGAEAKALEAEGYERQDWGAAIVANDNEYYRYLFYDYDYVKAPIYLWPFTPNVITTGGFTNGYGFAQQ, from the coding sequence ATGAAAAAAAATATATACCTAATATTATGTGCCGCTGGCGCATTAACACTGACTTCCTGTAATGATTTTCTAGAAACCAGCTCTTCTTCAGTAGTTGATGCAGACTTTGTCTTCTCCAACATGGAAACAGCACGCGCCGCTATGGACGGTACATACGAGCAATGGAGAGAATGTGGAAGTACACAAGTATTCGGCGATGGTCTTTTCTATGGTACAGACATAACAGGTTCAGATATCGAAAGACATCCGGAATCATTCTCTAACCAACCTGGGCGTCACTATCCGGAATGTTTGTATCAAAATGGAACTTATGCAGGGCAATATGGTCTGCTTTCCTACATGAAGGACGACGATTCTGGTGCCTATGCACAAATGTATGCGGTAATTGCCCGTGCAAATGCTATCATTAATGCCTTACAAAATGAAGAAGGATTTGAAGAACTAATAGCTGCAGGCACACCGACAGACATGACCCAACTATATGGAGAAGCAATCGCTGTACGTGCCACAGCTTATCGCGAACTGTTAAGAAGTTTTGGTGACGTTCCTTATCAAGTTCAAAGTGGTGTAGCTGCCAATGGTCTGGCTCCACGTGATTCCATCTACGATTGCTGCATAGCCGACTTGATTCGAGTTGAACCGGTTATGTATCGTTTGGGAGAAAATACAACCATCCAAAAGAATTTCATGTCACGCAACTACGTACAAGGGTTGATTGGTCGTATGGCATTAGAAGCTGGCGGTTATCAAACACGCCGTATGGATTTAGGTGCTGATTTTTATAAAGATGGAGAAGGAAATGTATTGACTTTTGAAACGATGGGTACTCCCAATAATAATAGTGAATATGGGCGTCGTACAGATTGGCAAAATTTGTATCAAATAGCTAAAACTTACTTCAAAGCTTGTATCGACAATCCTGGTACTGCTGTCTTTCATACCACAGATCCACGTAGTGAAAGCGATGCAGGACAAATGTTTGACAATCCGTACCAATACTTCTTCCAACAAAACAATGATTTGGAGTTTGCCGATGAATCAATTTACGAAATTCCTTTAACTCAAGGTTCAGGGAACTCTCCACGTCCCTACTCTTTAGGACGTGTATCTAGCGGAGGTTCTTCTAATGACTATCCATGTAAATCCTATGGACAAGGACGAATCAATCCGGCGTTTTATTATGGTATGTTCGATCCGAATGATAAACGCCGTGACGTTAGCTGCTGTGTAACGGGTAGTGCAGGTAAGGGCATCGAAAAATTGATTCCATTAGTACCGAACTCAAAAGCAGACGGTGGAGGCATTACAGTAAACAAATGGGATGAAAACCGTATGGCAAATCCTTATACAGCAGGACAACGTAAATCCGGTATCAGCATGCCATATATGCGAATATCTGAAATCTATTTAGGTTATGCTGAAGCTTGTGCTGCATTGGGTGAAAACGGAGAAGCAGAAACTTACTTGAAACTGATCCGCGAACGCTCATTCCCGACAGGACAAGCCAATACAGATCAATTCATTGCCGATTGCGGAAGTTTGCTCAACGCTGTTATTCAAGAACGTGGATTTGAATTTGCAGGTGAAGGTGACCGCCGTTGGACATTAATCCGTACCGGTATGCTGCCTGATGCTATCCGCAATATCAAGGAAATGACCCGTAGCATGATTGACGATTTGGCAGCTAAAGGATATCACGAATTTGAAAACGGTAACGTAATTTCCAATTATGTATGGACCAAACTGGTAGACGCACGCAGTGAATACGGTTACCGTCTGACCACCGAATGTCCGGCAGACAAGAAAGATGATCCGGTGCTTTATCCGGGATGGCGTGGTCAAAATGATGCATGGGAAAACTACGGTTTGGATTATGGTACCTCAACACCTGCAACTAATATAGCAATTAAAGGTCTGTTCGAATATATTGACCCGAACGGTGCAGAAGCAAAGGCACTGGAAGCAGAAGGTTATGAAAGACAAGACTGGGGGGCAGCCATAGTTGCCAATGACAATGAATATTATAGATATTTATTCTATGATTACGACTATGTAAAGGCTCCGATTTACTTGTGGCCGTTCACTCCAAACGTTATCACAACCGGCGGCTTTACCAATGGTTATGGATTTGCACAGCAATAA